GGACGATCCCGCCGCGGCCACCTGGGGCCGTACAGCTGTGGCTGCGTACATCCTCCGACGCGTCATGGGCGCAGTGCTGTTGCTGCTGGTGGTCAGCGCAGTCACCTTCGCCATCTTCTTCCTGGTACCCCGCATCGGCGGGCAGACGGCCGACCAGTTGGCCACCCAGTACGTGGGCAAGGACGCGAACCCCGCATCCGTTGCCGCGATCAAGCAGAACCTGGGTCTCGACCAGCCGCTCTACGTCCAGTACTGGGACTTCCTCAAGGGCCTCGTGGTGGGCGCCGACTACAAGTTCGGTCCCGACGCGACGCACTGCAGCGCACCCTGCTTCGGGTACTCCTTCAAGAGCCACATCGAGGTGTGGCCGCAGTTGGAGCAGCGGATCCCCGTCTCCTTCTCGCTGGCCGTCGGGGCGGCGGTGATCTGGCTGGTCACCGGCGTGACGACCGGCGTCATCTCGGCGCTGCGCAAGGGCAAGCCGATCGACCGCTTCGCCATGTTCATCGCGCTCGCCGGCGTCTCGCTGCCGATCTTCTTCACCGGCCAGATCCTGCTCGCGCTCTTCGTCTACGAGATCCCGGTCTGGGAGAGCATCGACTACGTCCCGTTCACGGAGAACCCGGCCGAATGGGCCTGGCACCTGATGCTGCCCTGGATCAGCCTCGCGTTCCTCTTCTCGGCGCTCTACGCCCGGCTCACCCGGGCGGGCATGCTGGAGACGATGAGTGAGGACTACATCAGAACGGCCAGGGCCAAGGGTCTCAAGGAGACCACGGTCGTGGCCAAGCACGGCCTGCGCTCCGCGCTCACCCCGATCGTCACCATCTTCGGCATGGACTTCGGCACCCTGGTCGGCACCGCGGTGCTCACCGAGACCGTCTTCTCCCTCCAGGGCATCGGCGCCTACTCCGTCCAGGCCATCAAGGACAACGACCTGCCCATCGTGATGGGCGTGACCCTGGTCGCCGCGTTCTTCATCGTCTTCTGCAATCTGATCGTCGACCTGGTGTACGCCGCCATCGACCCCCGGGT
The Streptomyces tuirus genome window above contains:
- a CDS encoding ABC transporter permease yields the protein MAAYILRRVMGAVLLLLVVSAVTFAIFFLVPRIGGQTADQLATQYVGKDANPASVAAIKQNLGLDQPLYVQYWDFLKGLVVGADYKFGPDATHCSAPCFGYSFKSHIEVWPQLEQRIPVSFSLAVGAAVIWLVTGVTTGVISALRKGKPIDRFAMFIALAGVSLPIFFTGQILLALFVYEIPVWESIDYVPFTENPAEWAWHLMLPWISLAFLFSALYARLTRAGMLETMSEDYIRTARAKGLKETTVVAKHGLRSALTPIVTIFGMDFGTLVGTAVLTETVFSLQGIGAYSVQAIKDNDLPIVMGVTLVAAFFIVFCNLIVDLVYAAIDPRVRYS